The following DNA comes from Neoarius graeffei isolate fNeoGra1 chromosome 25, fNeoGra1.pri, whole genome shotgun sequence.
TGGTGGTCATGGGCGTGCAGTCGGTAGGATCCACCAAGGCCAGGTCCTTGATGTAGAGGATCTCTACAATGTTTGAGCGCTCCTCGTCGTAGACAGGCACACGGGTATAACCGCTCTGCATGATCTCGGACATAGTGTTGAAGTCCAGCACGGCCGTGGAGGGCAGCATGAAGCAGTCCTTGAGTGGAGTCAGGATGTCCTCCACCGTCTTGCTCCTCAATGTCCCGCGGCGAAACTCCTCCTTGACAAACTCGCTATACGGATCGTTCACGTTTGCCCGGATCAGCTCCATTGCCTTCTCGCGCACGCCGCAAGTGCTCACATCGCGCCCAAGTGCCAAATCCAAGAACAGGCCTAAGGGGCAAGACAGGGGGCATGTGATGATCAAACAGCTCTGGGCCAGCCATATAAGACCTGGGGCGAGATAGAAGCCATAACCTGAGCTTACGATATGGGGCAACAACTCTGCGACCAGGAATATGAGCACAGCGCATGTGAACGTGGCTGGAAGGATGGATCCGAAGGCACGGTAGAAGATCACGCCGAGCACCGAATGGCTCAAAGCACACAAGAAGAGCAGAGAACACACAAGGAAGTTCCCTCTCCTCCGAATTGGCTCCAGGCGCTTCGCCAGCCGTCTCTCATCTTCTGAACCACAGCTGTGCAGGACATAAAGCTCCAGAGGGTCAAGCCAAAGCAGACTGAGATTCAGGCATCGGATCAGGGAGCAGATGAGCACCACTATGGTGATAATTACAGCCAGAGCCCATGCTGGGATCCATTCAAGTGGCAGATCCGGGTCTACACGGAACTTATCCTGCCCCACTGACTGCCAGTTCTGCCCATTGAAAACGCACAAGCAGTGGGAAACCGGAAGTTCCTCGCTGTTTACCTGTTCAGAGCGGGTTCTATCTTGAGTATAAACAAGTATCAAGCCCTCGTTTTCATTCACCGCTTTAAACTCTCCACGCACTTGGAAAGCAGAAGCATTGCGCCGTGTTTCTCGGCTACAAGCGTCTTCAGCACCACTTGCAAACGCGACCCACGGCCAGGTGTCGCTCAGCAGGTCGGACCCGAACAACCGGAGTCTGAAGGTGGAGCCCCGCGCAGCGCTCAGGACTCCGTCCCGCATGAACACGCGCTCGCTGGGCTTCTCCAGGCGCAGGCCGAGGACCCGCACCGACCTGTTCCGGCTGCACACACAAGACCCGAACCAACAAGCCCACAATATCATTAACAAGATGCGTAGCTCCAGCGGGCCAACCGACATATTGGAATCGGACAGCTCGGGTTTAGTCGCTAATCATGTGACACCCTGACCGGGCTAGCCGCCTACCACTTTTTTTCTCGTTGCCATAGAAAACAACGACAGGACCGTCCTCGCTTGCGCCGCCATGTTGGATTAGCAGCAACAAAAATATGAGGAAAACAAAACCATGCACCGAAACAAAAactgatatattttttttcctccccaagcAAGTAACCGGAACGAAAAAGAACGTTGCTGGTTGcttgaatttttatttatttatttattttaaataacggAAATACGTGTCGTCTTTCATGGACCAATCAGCTTGGAAGACTGTGCGACCAAAGGACACGCCCACAATGGCCTGTTGTGCAATGTGAAGTaaacacacacagtgctgcttacggaagccgagagaggcccttcgtaTGATCTTTTTTtactcaccttgttatcccgagataacgacataattaattcaggatctcgggaaaacaacacaaccaattcgagatctcgagaaaacaaaaccgttatcccgagataacgacataattaattccggatctcgagaaaacaacgcaactaattcgagatctcgagaaaacaaaaccgttattccgagataacgacataattaattcaggatctcgagaaaacaacgcaactaattagagatctcgagaaaacaaaaccgttatcccgagataacgacataattaattcaggatctcgagaaaacaacgcaactaattcgagatctcgagaaaacaaaaccgttatcccgagataacgacataattaattcaggatctcgagaaaacaacgcaactaattcgagatctcgagaaaacaaaaccgttatcccgagataacgacataattaattcaggatctcgagaaaacaacgcaactaattagagatctcgagaaaacaaaaccgttatccagagataacgacataattaattcagaatctcgagaaaacaacgcaactaattagagatctcgagaaaacaaaaccgttatcccgagataacgacataattcaggatctcgagaaa
Coding sequences within:
- the LOC132873303 gene encoding metal transporter CNNM3 isoform X2, giving the protein MSVGPLELRILLMILWACWFGSCVCSRNRSVRVLGLRLEKPSERVFMRDGVLSAARGSTFRLRLFGSDLLSDTWPWVAFASGAEDACSRETRRNASAFQVRGEFKAVNENEGLILVYTQDRTRSEQVNSEELPVSHCLCVFNGQNWQSVGQDKFRVDPDLPLEWIPAWALAVIITIVVLICSLIRCLNLSLLWLDPLELYVLHSCGSEDERRLAKRLEPIRRRGNFLVCSLLFLCALSHSVLGVIFYRAFGSILPATFTCAVLIFLVAELLPHIVSSGYGFYLAPGLIWLAQSCLIITCPLSCPLGLFLDLALGRDVSTCGVREKAMELIRANVNDPYSEFVKEEFRRGTLRSKTVEDILTPLKDCFMLPSTAVLDFNTMSEIMQSGYTRVPVYDEERSNIVEILYIKDLALVDPTDCTPMTTITKFYNHPLHFVFNDTKLDAMLEEFKKGNSHLAIVQRVNNEGEGDPFYEVLGLVTLEDVIEEIIKSEILDESDGYMNMKVKHPLPPLEIPLEPRAVQEFSLFKLPEGEVKTRTSPQLLLATHRFLSREVEHFCPQRVSEKVLFHLLRHPSVNQEVKFDPTNKMSPDHYLYTRNHPVDYFILLLQGRVEVEIGKEGLKFENGAFTYYGVSALTAPSSVHQSPVSTQHRSLRDTFELGEATSPSSYCPDYTVRALTDLQLIRVTRLQYLNALMASRVSQSPDPPEIKILPNSQTQLLNEKNVTPDDVNM
- the LOC132873303 gene encoding metal transporter CNNM3 isoform X1, whose product is MSVGPLELRILLMILWACWFGSCVCSRNRSVRVLGLRLEKPSERVFMRDGVLSAARGSTFRLRLFGSDLLSDTWPWVAFASGAEDACSRETRRNASAFQVRGEFKAVNENEGLILVYTQDRTRSEQVNSEELPVSHCLCVFNGQNWQSVGQDKFRVDPDLPLEWIPAWALAVIITIVVLICSLIRCLNLSLLWLDPLELYVLHSCGSEDERRLAKRLEPIRRRGNFLVCSLLFLCALSHSVLGVIFYRAFGSILPATFTCAVLIFLVAELLPHIVSSGYGFYLAPGLIWLAQSCLIITCPLSCPLGLFLDLALGRDVSTCGVREKAMELIRANVNDPYSEFVKEEFRRGTLRSKTVEDILTPLKDCFMLPSTAVLDFNTMSEIMQSGYTRVPVYDEERSNIVEILYIKDLALVDPTDCTPMTTITKFYNHPLHFVFNDTKLDAMLEEFKKGNSHLAIVQRVNNEGEGDPFYEVLGLVTLEDVIEEIIKSEILDESDGYMNMKVKHPLPPLEIPLEPRAVQEFSLFKLPEGEVKTRTSPQLLLATHRFLSREVEHFCPQRVSEKVLFHLLRHPSVNQEVKFDPTNKMSPDHYLYTRNHPVDYFILLLQGRVEVEIGKEGLKFENGAFTYYGVSALTAPSSVHQSPVSTQHRSLRDTFELGEATSPSSYCPDYTVRALTDLQLIRVTRLQYLNALMASRVSQSPDPPEIKILPNSQTQLLNEKNVTPGCEGQNAW
- the LOC132873303 gene encoding metal transporter CNNM3 isoform X3, encoding MSVGPLELRILLMILWACWFGSCVCSRNRSVRVLGLRLEKPSERVFMRDGVLSAARGSTFRLRLFGSDLLSDTWPWVAFASGAEDACSRETRRNASAFQVRGEFKAVNENEGLILVYTQDRTRSEQVNSEELPVSHCLCVFNGQNWQSVGQDKFRVDPDLPLEWIPAWALAVIITIVVLICSLIRCLNLSLLWLDPLELYVLHSCGSEDERRLAKRLEPIRRRGNFLVCSLLFLCALSHSVLGVIFYRAFGSILPATFTCAVLIFLVAELLPHIVSSGYGFYLAPGLIWLAQSCLIITCPLSCPLGLFLDLALGRDVSTCGVREKAMELIRANVNDPYSEFVKEEFRRGTLRSKTVEDILTPLKDCFMLPSTAVLDFNTMSEIMQSGYTRVPVYDEERSNIVEILYIKDLALVDPTDCTPMTTITKFYNHPLHFVFNDTKLDAMLEEFKKGNSHLAIVQRVNNEGEGDPFYEVLGLVTLEDVIEEIIKSEILDESDGYMNMKVKHPLPPLEIPLEPRAVQEFSLFKLPEGEVKTRTSPQLLLATHRFLSREVEHFCPQRVSEKVLFHLLRHPSVNQEVKFDPTNKMSPDHYLYTRNHPVDYFILLLQGRVEVEIGKEGLKFENGAFTYYGVSALTAPSSVHQSPVSTQHRSLRDTFELGEATSPSSYCPDYTVRALTDLQLIRVTRLQYLNALMASRVSQSPDPPEIKILPNSQTQLLNEKNVTPGFH